The genomic region AGGAAGTCCACAAACGGTCCGAAGACCGATTGGATTGCGCCATCGATGCCGCTGGCTTCCTGCGCAAGAATCTGGGTTGTAATTATGGTACTCAACTTCGGGCCTTTCTTGTTGATAAGGGAAGGAGTGCGGTGCCACGAAGGTCACGATTTGATGTGAGTTACAAAATCAGCGTGTTTGTGACGTGCACCTCATGATAGGTTATCGATAACCCATAGGTGAAGTGTTTGCGAAAAGTTTCTTCTGTTGGGTGGGAAATTTATTACTGTGCCGGCGAAATTAACTCTCTAGAATCCGTCGGTAGCGAAGCGATTTAATTTAAAGCAGGTTGAAGGAGCGTTCGAAGATGACATCAAGCGAGGTATGGGCTCAACGAATTGAACAAGTTGGGCGGGAAGCCCCCATGGGGCAGGCAACGCTGAAGCAATCAACGCAAAACCTGATTAGGCAATTGCTCTTTTCCGGTGCGATGGTTCCGGGGGAGATTTATTCGGCGAATTCACTGGCCGCCCACTTAGGGATTTCCAATTCGCCCGCACGCGAAGCGATGATGGCTCTGTCGTCGCAAGGGCTTTTAGAGCCGGTGCGCAACCGCGGCTTTCGTGTGGTGGAGCTATCTGCCCATGACCGTCACGAGGTCTACGAGTTGCGGGTGCTCATTGAGGTTGAGGCCGTGCGTCGTGCGGCGTTGCGCGAGCTTAGCGAGGAAGAGCTGGACCGAATTATTGGTTTAGCCGAGCATTCGGTGGAGGTGCTACCGGCCACGCCGGAGGATCCTGCGCTTCCATATTTAAACGCTGACCACGACTTTCATATGGGGTTAGTGGATTTGATGCGAAATTCACGCTGGTCGACCATCGTGTCCGGCTTGCGCGATGAGTCGCGCGTGAATGGCGCCTATCGCCACTTGGAAAATAACCAAGGGTTGCACCATTCCGCGCAGGAGCACCTGGATATCGCGTATGCCGTGCGCGATGGCGATGCCGAACGGGCGGCGCAATTGATGATTAGACACCTTGAATACTCTCGACCTCACGATTATCCAACTTCTTTTTAGTTGCTATTTCTCCTTCTTGACTCCCGGTATCTGCTCTAAACCTGCAGGTGTTGGGAGTTTTAAAATTTTCGCCACTCAAACCTATTGCGCAGATCACAAATCTAGGGTTAGAGTTATCGATAACAGATAACTGGCAATAAGTGGCGCACGCCATAGGTGTGAAAGGAGGAAGATGTGGTTGACGTAAAAGTGCCTCTCGTTCCGAGCTATACCCAGAGGCAGCCAGAGATCGCCAGCATTGTGATCATCGGCGGAGGAATCATGGGAATGAGTGCCGCCTGGCACTTAGCATCCCGTGGTGTCACCGGCATTGTCGTGGTGGAACAACATGAAATTGGTCGGGGTTCCTCCGCCAAACCCATGGGTGGAGTACGCGCCAATTTCTCTGACCCCATGAATGTCATTCTGGGCAAGCGATCCTTGG from Corynebacterium ammoniagenes DSM 20306 harbors:
- a CDS encoding GntR family transcriptional regulator, translated to MTSSEVWAQRIEQVGREAPMGQATLKQSTQNLIRQLLFSGAMVPGEIYSANSLAAHLGISNSPAREAMMALSSQGLLEPVRNRGFRVVELSAHDRHEVYELRVLIEVEAVRRAALRELSEEELDRIIGLAEHSVEVLPATPEDPALPYLNADHDFHMGLVDLMRNSRWSTIVSGLRDESRVNGAYRHLENNQGLHHSAQEHLDIAYAVRDGDAERAAQLMIRHLEYSRPHDYPTSF